In Labeo rohita strain BAU-BD-2019 chromosome 8, IGBB_LRoh.1.0, whole genome shotgun sequence, the genomic window TTAggagaaaaaatgtcattaaaacgaCATAACATCTTGATAACACATTGTGACAAACGGgtggaaaaaatgtgtgtgtggcaGCAATGAGTCACTGTAGTTTGTTCAGTTAATTCATGCAGGACTGTTGCTGTGCAGCTttgagcagggttgccaggtttttacaacaaaacccgcccaattgctacttaaaactagtccaaaagtagcccaatggCATTTCGAAGGGGGTTCCCCGGTAAAAATCGCGTTCcaaaagggtaaaaaaaaaaaaaaacatgtgtttTTTGGCTGGACTCCCTGGGTacaattagcattccaggggataaaaATGGCGTTACTAGGGTCACTTCAACCGCGGcagcagtgttaaagtagcctaattccgcaggaaaaccgcggacatggcaacactggcTTCCAGTCCTCAAAATGTCGACTAAAGTGGGCGTGTTCATTCAGTAAAACCAACCAATGAAATCCGCACTCAAATGCTATTAGTTAAGTGATAATCAATCTATGAAGACAGAACCAGTCTATAGGAGAGAGAAACGCGAATGGgtaaaaaatcatttgaaagaGCGACTAGTTCAATTAAACGATTCACTCATGGAGACTAAGCTTGAATTTGCATTCCctgacacatatatatatatatatatatatatataacagtgtTAACGTCTTTAATTAGGAtgacataacataatatatgagATTTCAGCAGGCTGctgaatttattttagattagaGTTGACAAGTGTGACTTTAAAAAGCCAACAGGCATGCAAAAAAGCTCGTGCACAGTTGTTTTTTCTGACTTACCActaaagatatttatattttatagctACTTTGTCATGCATTTCTGGCAACTGCGATGTTCTTGGCAGAAAACCCTGAGCTTTGGTTTGGCTGCGTGGGGAGGACCAGCCCCTCTGGCGTCATCTTACCATTCCACACGATCTTCACTTTCCATGTTGTGCCATGGAAAACTGTTGCAAGGAATCACGCTGATCAGTAAGTAAGTTTTCTTAAAGATTATTGACGCCCAGAAAGAGTAAACAACTAATTAAGAGTGTTTTCTCATTGTTTTGTGTGTATGCTCAAAACAGCACTGCATCTTTATGCATTAAATGTAACGGATTTGTTACGTTGTATTTAAACCTCTAGTATTTAGAGAACTTTGTGGAGCGGCGTTTTATTGcgcattttcatatttttgtcattaccAAAGGCTATAGGCTGACCTCAAGGAATGCAGTCCAACAAACTCTCAGATGATGTGGAGGGAAATCCTGACAGGGTGGATCCCTTCTACCACCAAGGCAAGTAATGTAGTATAACTGTAGCTTATTATAGAAGATACAGTGGCTATGGGTGTTGGCTGCTCATGCATTAAAAGCTTCAAGTCCAGTTGGGAGGtatttatgaaatgaaaaacacatgTCATCAGGCCAtcaggcatttatttattacataatattttgctttaaatacaaaattgactAGCAAAACATGGTGGTATCTGCTATTTAATGTAGGCTTAATATAAGCTCATCTAAAGTATATAGTGTTTGATTTTGATATGTCGGAGTAAAAGTCTGTTCTAAACTGTcgacttttgtttatttactgcaATTTTCAGGCAAAGTGGCTTGTGTCATGTTCACCGTTCTCCTTCTGTTTTCATTCTTGGTAATAGGAATCGTAACAGGTCTCAACTGTAAGTCAGATTTATAATGTCTCTCAGAACATTTGTATGGGATGATAGTTGCgtaacttgtttgtttttaattcaacatCCTCTAGTCAAGAAGCATTCACAAGAGGATCAGACCAGAGgtcttctttcagatgatgttacACCTATCCCATTTCAGTACAAAGGTGACAAAGGTAAGaaaaattaccaaaaattaatacaattggCATATTATAAgtctaaatgatttttttcacttGTAAGCAAGTTGTGTCTATAatggtgttttttcttttcttaaataCAGGGCTCTGCTCGGATGGTTGGGTTTCAAATAAGAACAGCTGTTATTTGATAACGAGTGTTTATGGGACTTGGGATTTATCAGAGTCTTTATGCAACAGACATGGGGCACACTTGATGGTCGTAAACAATGAGGAGGAGCTGGTAAGAACATGGACATctatgagtttatatttttattttcatttactgtttaaaagtttggggtcagtaagtataaattaatacttttattgttcaaaagtgacaataaagacatgttgcaaaaggatttctatttcaaataaatgctgttcttttttaagaattaaagaatcctaaaaaaaaaaaaaaaaaaaaaaaagaaaacgtaacagtttcctcaaaaatattaagcagcactatGGCAACTGTTCTTtgataatgacaaaaatgcaaatcaggattttagaatgatttctgaaggatcatgtgacactgaagactggattaatgatactgaaaattcaggtttccCATCACAGGAAtcaaatagaatagaaatgtatcttaaattgtaataatatttcacaatgttactcaCTTGCTGGGTGTAAGAGATACAAAATGAATTAGAAATCAAAAAAGTATATTCATTAAGTTTAATTCCTGTCCCTTTATTTCAGGAGTTCATTTCAAGGGTTGTTCAGAAGAGGACTGACTACTGGATAGGTCTCAAAAGGGACAAAACGGGCCAGTGGTTCTGGGTTAATGGAGATAATTACCATTCAACTCCACAGTAAGAAGTCATTGTCATACATCATAAGCATGTGTTTTAGATTGtctgtaattgtttttaaaagttattaagAAACAGAAGTGATACTGTATAACATACCAACCAGATCAGTCGTCTTCTGTGTTCTTCTTTCAGTTTCTGGGATGAAAATCAACCTGCTCATTGGGACATGGAGTCCTGCGTCCACTTAAAAGGATCTGACACAGCGCGTCGAAAGCTGATGCATGATGCTGACTGTCACAGTGAACGGTATCACATTTGTGAACGCAAACTAGAGAAAGGCATGTGGTAGGAAACTATGCCATCATGTCAGACTGCATTAGACTGTTCTCCTAAAACCCTGCTCTGGAAACACTCCTTATGGCATTTGTAGATGTCCtctatttgtttgtaaattgtaCTTGCTTGACTGATGCACATTCAATATACTTTTGCCATTTATTAGCCACTTTTTAAAGTGTTCCAGTGTACAGTCCTGTTATATGAACACAGTAAACTTTTcgctaaaattaataatttgttcaaCTAATTTTTTACCTAATTCAATTTGAACTgatatagttattattatgattattactactacttatGCTTTATATACTGTCTTTTAAACAAAAGGCCTCCCAGAATTACTGAGCATGAGTTtcctagtgaaaaaaaaatactcttgtttttaaaaatgtaatcaacatGTCATGCAAAGACACAGAATTAAGGTTCATTTGCAGaaatttaataaacaatcataattaataatgcaattaatatgattctgacctctggtggtgagcaaGTGTAGATGTTACGATGGAgacttgaatttatttaataaatcaaatgcAGTCTACTTTAATATACGTACACTTTAATTCAAAAGTTGATTTATACATCTAATATATGAATAAGTGTGTTTATTGTtgcttctgatcaatttaaagcatccttgctgaatataggtattcatttctttacatttcttttgaatggtagtgtatgcgTCCAGCTGTATTCAAATGATGTATCTATATCCATACACTTAGCATAACATTTAGGTCAGAGAACTGCATTCTTGACtgaatttttttgtcatatatcacacacacacacgaggaTACAAGTGTCTCAAAAAGTCCAATAGGATGTTAGGACTGTTGATACTGCTCTTGGAAATGGTTAGGAGCTGTTGCGTAAGGACAGACTGACAGAGAACAGCCATCAGGACACTGACTGCAACCGAGAAGGGAGAGCTAACAGAAACAGTCactttaaacagtaagattcaCTGCACTtgaccgttttttttttaattacatgaaAGCATTTTAATGAATGGTCCTTCATAGTAAAGTCCTACTTTGATTTGGTAATGcgaatattttacagtttttaatgatCTTGTAAGTatgtgcttgtttttttttttttttttttttttttttatatggttttgtgtatttaatgtatgttagttaataaatcTCTGATATACAGAAGTCCTGTCATTCTGCTGTCTTTTTAAACTAGCAGTATGTGAACAGACAATTTCATTTGCTCTTCTCCATGTTTGTAAAGGATGAAGTTCAGATATATTTTGTCAATCTAGAGGTTAATGTTCAACTGTTCGCCGCATGACCCTGAAACCTTGCATTCAGTACATTCAGTCTGTTTATTTACACCTCAATATTTAGATGTTGGCACAAaatccattataaaaaaaataataatttgatgtAAATACATCCTGCTTTATTTCTCAGACATGGAATCTATATCATATGACCGGTTTACCTCACCTGAGGCAGAAATTAATCACACTgggcaaaaatatttttttgaatcaGGTGagaatttttttccccctcatttaatgaaagaaatgtttgcatattatgtgttttgaagaaaaatggaagtcaaaattaagaataaatctAAGAAAGACTAACATTTCTAGTAATCAGATATAGCAGTGAAACACAGTAGTAACTCCTTGTTTGTTAAATTGATTTTCACACTCCAtaattcaaaatgcagtttcagtgtaaGTTTGTTCCATATTCATAcgtttcaacttttttttttcttttctcaggtAGACAGAACAGAAAGATGTACATACTGTATGGCATTCTCGTACTCTATGTGTTTATACTGACGCTGGCTGTAGGAATTAAAAGTATGttgttcagcatttttcttccaAAGACTAATTTGTTGATGTCGAATTTAGAAAATCTGGTTgattatgctttttaaaagtctctCAGGTCAGCCAAGATGTTTCTAATGTTAGACTTTCTCTGGAGACCCTCAAGGCACCAAAAACTGTGCCATTGGGTAAGTAAAGACCACTTTTTCTGTCTTTGTAAGTTTAAATTTTACATAGGTGTATCCATATATAAACTATACtgtattaaaacagtaatattaatttgtttacctGGTCTCATGGCAAAAACGTACCTGACAGTGAAATATGTAtgcagtttccaaaagaaattATCATGAGGCGGTAAAACCTCGCCACCTTGtgttccttttcacacaaagtatgatttatagttttgattaataaagtgtaatttttgCACAATTACTTgaagaatattatgttatgactttaaaactattttaatatgctagGAGACTTGGAAACTGATGCTTTTGAATGTTAGCATCACATATCTATGCTTTATATCTATGGGTTTTCAAAACCGGTAGGTTTGTTCGGTAGCTCACGCTGTAGGGAGATGTATTTGAGAGGTAAAGAACTCCGGTCCGAACCCTGTGTAACTACGGTTCgacaaaacagttcaaatcTGCACACACGGAAGATTCAAATGGCACGCTTGCGTCAACAAATGCgttttatattagttttgcatttgtcaacactagaggtcgaccgatgtatcggttttgcagattaatcggcaccgatagttgataggcagaactatcggttatcggcaaaaatccatgccgatagtttttcCGGGTCGGGTCCGTAGCTGGAGCGGCTCAGAAATTACTCATTATACAGCATGAGAGCGGCCTCTAGTCCAGTTGTGTCCAgtgtgtgataccggatagctgcgagttcttctagacATGGCACTGCACTTTTACCCGTTGTGtgactaaatattttaatatttcgaTTAGATAAACCCCAAATGTTCTAGAAAAGAAGCAgttaatatatgtatgtaatttcaatactgtggcctttgtgtagatatttaaatatgGCCATCTtcagcttgattgttgatgtaatggtaacactttacattatccatttgtaacattaagactGATAAAAGCTAGTAGTATTTTTCCTTGGGTgtgttcatttcaacatttactgatatatttaaaacatttttacttgcttttgttaatattaatgaacaatgaactaacgATAATGATcagtatataattaataataatatttttattaatttacaaaatatggtttagtaggctactttttttttttttttttttttttttaatagaagagcactatttattttccgttcagtatccattttaaaaactatcagTCAATTAATCTGTACTGGCCAGTGCAGTCCAATCTAGTTATCGGtatctgtaaaatccaatatcagtCGACCTCTAGTCAATGCTATTGGGTAGGTtaagggttgggtttggtgtagggtaTATTTCCAACACGATAGAGCATTAACTTTTAGCGACAGTCCGCCGCAATACGTACCTGAAGCAATGTAACAAAAACATcgtaataaaaacgtgccaAGGTTCATGTATTGAACctgtgttttagtgccactgagtggacatttttctttgaaactGCTGCGAAAGGTGCAGTAAAGTACTAGGTAAAAACAGTGCTGCAGAGCCAAATAGGAAGTGCTCCAGCTCCCCCTCACTAGAGGTAATAggtggagatagacacctaaccacaccctaacccttccccttcccctatcctaaacataactccacccattagttcacacagaggtggagctggacatccagagagggggagctggaggccattcggctctgcagtgagcagcaCTTGTACTTTTATGAGACTgaatttgttgtcatttttctaaattatttatttatatttttctctcagaaaatgCTCATTTCTCTGAACGTGTGATGCCAGTGCAAGGTGAGGCTCCTCATGTTTTGCACTGAGGTCCAAAAGTCTAACACCACTAGTGCTtctaagctttccatttatataatttaataaaacatcatgaaaaaatatatcatcagcataacaattaGAGTAAACAGTTGAATCTGGTTTCTAAGCACCTGAACCATGTGAACTCCACAAGTTTGTGTTAAAACTTGATGGTAATGTTCTCCATTTTCATCCAAAGAACATTGTAGGCTTGTTTAAAGAGTGACATGAGCTGTTTCACAAAAGTACTTACTTGATTAGTGATTTAGAAATAGTGCAGAAACGTATTCCCAATTAttcattttacaagaaaatgtttttgtttttttttgtttaacattttttataaatcatacaactttctgtttatttccTAGTTTAAATTAGATTATGAATCCCAGATTTCTGATGTGGactcagacttttggaccccactgtatTCCCTGATCTTTACTCCttagcaaaatatttatactggacttggaaacctgcctgatttaaaatgttttgattgcACGTGTGTTTAACTGTGTTTGTACAGGTCCCTGTCAGGAAAACTGGGTGTTTTATAAAGACTCGTGCTACTTTCATTCTGCATCAAAGAAGAACTGGCAAAATGCTGAGAAAAACTGTGTGGAGAAAGGATCACATTTAGTGGTTGTCAATAACTTGGCTGAGCTTGTAAGACAAGAAACATGCAGCATCACAGTAATTCGTGAGAGTCTTATGTGAGGTTAAATGTGAGTTTGGTGTCTTTTTGAACCAGGACTTCCTGTCTTCCATCTTGAAGCTGTCTGACAGCTACTGGATGGGGCTTGTTGAGAAAGAAGAGGGAAAATGGACCTGGGTAGATGGAACAGACTTTAAGTCTACTGAACCGTAAGAACTAATATAGAAAAATGAGAGAAGGTCAATTAGGAAAAACTCCTAAGTAATTGCTGATGTCTGTTTCAGCCTCTGGGATATAGGTCAACCCGATGACTGGGATTTCCGTGTAAATGGTGAGGATTGTGGGCAGCTTCACGCTCGGGTAACGGTGGGCAGTCGGAGGCTGTGGAATGATGCGGACTGTACGCTTTCTTACCCTTACATCTGTGAGGGTAAACCCAAGCGCCACTGACAAACATCAACTAACCTCCAGCACTGCAAAAATCTGTGTcgttttttgtctcttttttccagtaaaaaatatctgaacttccttaaaacaagatttatttatatgataaCAAAATTGAAGATTTTATCAGAGGATATTCCTTAAATTTGAAgttgaattgatttttttttttctaagtttAAGCACAAAGCAGAACATTTAAGTTAGATTTATGCTTAAGAATTTATTAGTGGagtaagacaaaaaaataacattacttCAAGATAAAGTCTCTCAATATTAATAAGTAAGGACATTTTGCTTCTCAGGAcaatttaaggatgtttagatgtttttagtagaattttttttacagtgtgtactgcataaaatattgtttcaaaacTGAATGTGATTGACTAGTTTCCATACAGGATTAcgacaatttcttttttttaaatacttgttttaaacacttaaagtatgcctgtttaatttataaaaggtTATATTACAGTTCTGTCAATAATTGCATATAAATGTACTATAAATTATCtactgaatcttttttttttttaattaattgagaACTGCACATTTAATTGAGAAATGCAAATAGattgcattatttaataaagaatatacaagtttaaataattagctaattgtttttatttgttttaagcaCAAACTGCCAATTGgaagaaaatgcatttgaaaaacttcattcttcaaaaatatatCCTCTGAAATCCAAGTCCTAATATCTAATACTTAATTTCCAACTTAGACATCTTTACTGGAAAAAAGACTAAAGcgtatttgtaaaaaattgtaAGAATTTTAATCGCATAAATTTGCATATACCATTAAAGAATCTGTCTGCTCTGAATTAAATATCAATTggcataaacaaaaataaactgttacAAGATATACCATTGCTGTCTTTAATGAGACAATCCTAATCCTTTATCAAGTTTTAGTTCATTAGCATTTTTCACTAGGATAGTGCTCGTACTCTGGGTTGTAACCTGCTTGTGCAAAGCATTCGGCTGCTTTTCTGTCACATTCACAGATGAACATCTCACAGGGGCGATTTGAGTCAGCtgcaagaaacaaaaaaatcaccAGTCCAAATATGTGCCACAAACCAGATGCAGTTTAGGTTTTACAAAGATAGACTTCTTTACTACATTCTGTCCTACTAAGCGTAGCATCTTACCATGGCAGGTGACTTTCATTGCCGGTGTGTCACATGAGAATGAGTAGACTTGAGTGTAGGGGTTGTCTGCGATACCAAAGCAGTCGTCATGTTGCCAAGAATCAGAATAACATTGATCATGCACCTGACAGCACCTAGAGGGATAGAGAATGCAGTGGACATGTTTGGAAAGTTTGTCGCCTTCACTTTTTgatcaataattattatattttaggaTGTCTGTGTTGATTGGCTGCGgtggaaaagaaaaatgtagcCAATTTCTTTATGgagaaatggtaaaatgataCATCATTCATATTCACGAGCTGCTTAATTAATATTCACACTAtaaagtgttttcacaacgcatcatcaatcggccatgttggcagcactgaacataaacaatgctgCTGAACCAAACAGAACtcaaattttgctgattattgctgctgaaaatggtcagttattgtcatgttttgggctgtactaatcagtcagaccgggaaaaacattcaGAGCACTATAGACTGACAAACGTTAtaaaatcaaggagaagagtgcaaaaaactgtctgaggaaagtaggtgtttgtggttggccaaattgaaccaggatttccagagcaagaattccgacaacatttgtgtttgttcttatcatttccagtcaggtaggtgaaatattaggcaaataccttaattaatactgcttgtacgtatcttcaccacctattaacttcagTTGTGCCCTTtgctgcttactaagtccttctctatataattttgcagctttcattttttttctgtggtaaaacagcataaattagcagaacaacctATTCattagtacattaaccatgcaatccatggtgtggtttacatccgagtatctccaaaATGGCAgcgcatccaggtaactgaccaaacctgtgaattctgttttttttttttgaaaatctcaGTAAGAaggtattaaaggggtcatcggatgcctattttccacaagttgatatgattctttagggtcttaatgaaaagtctctaatatactttgattaaaaattatcaatggttttgtaaaacaacaccatttttttaccttgccaaaatcagctctgcaaaaatcatctcattctaaggggctgttcctttaaatgcaaatgagctctgctcaccccgcccctctcttctctctgtggaaagacggtcttgtttacattagccgcatttagccgctaaactttcttaagtaccacgttataaggaaaagcgattgcaaagattcataaaaaaacacttatactcacttctgctgtaagtgaagctggatcatgaatgattcgcgcgaacatagacggatatatgtagatcgggaggcacattcccttcacaaacaaacgtaatccactgcatcttcagcggctcagatgttgggagcaaatgacgaccactatgttcattattacgtccaacaacacctcaatcattcaatcagagatattcttgtctaacttacatccctgctctggcttcaaaacaaggaaagttactggactgtgacagctgatctgaggtaagagctcatgtcaatcaactatcgtgggagcggcctctgtgggtgtgacggcacaacgacaggcatctgagaatggctcgatttgaaaaaggggatattatttttacagattaatttaaaaccactgcatggatttttatcattatagggtagatttgtacatacactgccaacacacattaatgttcaaacaacatgaaaaagtgaacttagca contains:
- the LOC127169903 gene encoding uncharacterized protein LOC127169903 encodes the protein MQSNKLSDDVEGNPDRVDPFYHQGKVACVMFTVLLLFSFLVIGIVTGLNFKKHSQEDQTRGLLSDDVTPIPFQYKGDKGLCSDGWVSNKNSCYLITSVYGTWDLSESLCNRHGAHLMVVNNEEELEFISRVVQKRTDYWIGLKRDKTGQWFWVNGDNYHSTPHFWDENQPAHWDMESCVHLKGSDTARRKLMHDADCHSERYHICERKLEKGMWRTAIRTLTATEKGELTETVTLNNMESISYDRFTSPEAEINHTGQKYFFESGRQNRKMYILYGILVLYVFILTLAVGIKISQVSQDVSNVRLSLETLKAPKTVPLENAHFSERVMPVQGPCQENWVFYKDSCYFHSASKKNWQNAEKNCVEKGSHLVVVNNLAELDFLSSILKLSDSYWMGLVEKEEGKWTWVDGTDFKSTEPLWDIGQPDDWDFRVNGEDCGQLHARVTVGSRRLWNDADCTLSYPYICEGKPKRH
- the LOC127169701 gene encoding phospholipase A2, minor isoenzyme isoform X2, giving the protein MNTFLSLVILSVSLPALLASPDYRALWQFRDMILCTIPDSNPLLDYADYGCYCGLSGSGTPVDALDRCCQVHDQCYSDSWQHDDCFGIADNPYTQVYSFSCDTPAMKVTCHADSNRPCEMFICECDRKAAECFAQAGYNPEYEHYPSEKC